Within Micromonospora narathiwatensis, the genomic segment CCAGGTAGACGCCGACCAGCAGCAGCACCGAGCCGAACAGGGTGTAGAGGGCGAACTTGCGGGCCGCCCGCCGCCGGTCGTCGCCGCCCCAACCGGCGATCACCGCGTACATCGGGAGCAGGACGACCTCGAAGAACAGGAAGAAGAGCACCAGGTCGAGGGCGAGGAAGGTGCCCAGGATGCCCACCTCGACCACCAGCAGCAGCGCCACCAGGGCCCGCCCGCTGCCGCCGCCCTCGGGCACCCGCCACAGCGTGTATCCGCAGCAGAGCAGCGTGAGCAGGGCGGTGAGCACCACCAGCGGCCAGGAGATGCCGTCCACCCCGAGGTGGAAGCGCAGATCCAGGCCGGACACCCAGGGCAGGTCGACCTCGTGCCAGGGGCGTACGGCGGGAGCCGGCCCGTAGCGCACCCAGCCGTGGGCGCCGCCGAGCAGCGGCAGGGTGGCGAGCAGGGTCAGCGCCGCCGCGGCCGTGCCGACCAGGCGGCCGGCCCGGTCGCCCGGGGTGGCGGCCACCGCGACCGCGCCCACGGCGGGCAGCGCGACGACCGCCACCAGCAGGAACTGCCCGAACGTCATGAGGCCACTCCGATCAGGGCGACCGCGAGGCCGATCAGCAGCGCGCCGGCCAGCACGCCGGCCGCCGCGCGGGGCAGGGCCGCCCGGTGCAGCGCGGCCAGCCCGCCGCCCAGCCCCACGGCGGCGTGGCCGCTCCCCTCCACCAGGCCGTCGACCCCCCGCTCGTCCCCGGCCCGCACCGCCCCGGCGAGCGCGGTCGTCGGGCGTACCACGAGGGCGTGCTGGACGTCGTCGAGCCGGAACGCCCGGGCGAAGACCGGCCGCAGCGGGCCCAGGAAGCGGGCCGGGTCGGCGGCCGGGTCGCGGCGCCAGCCGAACCACGCCACCGCCACCCCGGCCAGCAGCAGCACCAACGCCAGCACCAGGGCGGTGCCGACGTGGACCAGGGAGACGCCGAAATCGGTCAGCTCCGCCTCGGTGATCGGCGCGAAGATCCGATCGGTGAAGGGCGCCCAGAAGGCGGCCAGGCCGAGCAGCGCGGCCGGCACCGCCAGCAGCAGCACCGGCCAGCGCATCAGCCCCGGTGGATCGTGCGGGCGGACCAACGGGCTGCGCGCGGCGCCGAAGAAGGTGCGCAGCAGCAGGCGGGTCGCGTACCAGGCGGTGATCGCGACGCCGAGCAGCCCGGCCAGCCACACCAGCCAGCCCACCCAGGCGTAGCCCGGGCCGGCGCCGTCGAGCGCGGCGGACTCGGCGGCGGCGAGCACGCCGTCCTTGCTCCAGAAGCCGGACAGCGGCGGCACCCCGGCCAACGCGCCCAGGCCGACCAGCATGCACCAGAAGGTGACCGGCATACCGGAGCGCAGGCCACCCATCCGGGACATCAGGGTGGTGCCGACGGCGTGGATCACCGCGCCGGCCGCGAGGAAGAGCAGCGCCTTGAACGCGGCGTGCGTGAGCAGGTGGAACAGCGCCGCCGTGGGCGCGCCGACGGCGAGCGCCCCGGTCATGTAGCCGATCTGGGAGACCGTCGACCAGGCCAGCACCCGCTTGATGTCGTCCTGCGCGGTGGCGGCGAACGCGCCGAGCAGCAGGGTGACCGCGGCCATCACCCCGAGCACGGCCAGCGCGGCCGGGGCGCGCTCGAAGAGCGGGTAGAGCCGGGCCACCGCGTACACCCCGGCGGCGACCATGGTGGCGGCGTGGATCAGCGCGGAGATGGGTGTGGGCCCGGCCATCGCGTCCGGCAGCCAGGTGTGCAGCGGGAACTGGGCGCTCTTGCCGGCCACCCCGGCGAGCAGCAGCAGGCAGGCGGCGGTGAGCGTACCGGTCGGATAGTCGTGGGCCAGCACGTCCGCGATCCGGAAGCTGCCGGCGCCGACGCCGAGCAGCGCGATGCCGAGCAGGAAGCCGACGTCACCGACCCGGGTCACCAGGAACGCCTTCACCGCGGCCCCCGGCGCCTCGGGCAGCCGCCGGTCGTGGGCGATGAGCAGGTACGAGCAGATGCCCATCACCTCCCAGCCGACCAGCAGCAGGATCAGGTCGCCGGAGACCACCACGGTCAGCATCGCGGCGGTGAAGAGGCTGATCTGCGCCGCGTACGGGGGGTAGCGGTGGTCCACGTCGACGTCGTCGTGCGGACCGCGCTTCAGGTAGTCGATCGAGTAGACCTGCACGGCCAGGGCCACCGCGGCCACCGCGGTGGCGACCAGCACCGCCACCCCGTCCAGCCGGTAGCCGAGGGTGACCCGGAGCCCGCCCAGGTCGACCCAGGTCGTACCGGCCTCGACCGGGTGGTCGATCCGGGTCAGCAGCAGGATCGCGATCAGCAGTGTCACGGCCGCGCCGGCGACGCCGAGGGCGATCGCCGCCCGCCGGGCCCGGGTCTCGCCGAGCGCGTGGTCGCGCGGGGACGGCGGCAGCAGCAGCCCGCCCAGGCCGGCGGCCAGCGGTACGGCCGGCAGCAGCGGCGCGAGCCAGGTGGTCGCGCCGGTCACCATGGTCCCGTCACTCACCGCGACACCTCGTCACCCGTCCTGGCCGCCGGCTGCGGCTCGGTCAGCGGCACGTCGTCCACGGCGACGCTGGCCCGCAGCCGGTAGAGCTGGAGCACGATGGCCAGCCCGACGCCGATCTCGGCGGCGGCGAGCACGATCACGAAGAGCGCGAACACCTGGCCGGCGTGGGGCAGCTGGGCCCGGACCGTGGTGTCCGCGGTGACCAGGATCAGGTTGACCGCGTTCAGCATCAGCTCGACGGCCATCAGCACCAGGACGGCGTTGCGGCGCCGCAGCACGCCGTAGACGCCGAGACCGAACAGCAGCGCGGCGGTGACGTACGGGACGACCGGCCTCACGGGCGCCCGCCCTCGTCGACGGCCGGAACCGTCACGCCGGACGATCCCGATCGGGCCGGACCGGCCGCCGCCGCGCCGGGCCGGCCGATGTCCGTACGGGAGAGCACGATCGCGCCGACCAGCGCGGCGAGCAGCAGCACGGAGAGCACCTCGAACGGCAGCACCCAGGAACGGAAGACCTGTTCGCCCAGGCGTTCGGCGGTGCCGGCGGCGGGCAGCTCGACCCGGGACCAGCGGAACGCGTCGACCAGCAGCACGGCCAGGCCCAGCCCACTGCCGCCGCCGATCAGCGCGGCCGGCCAGCCGGGCCGGTCCAGGTCGTCCGAGGCGCCGATCGGGGCCCGGGTCAGCATCACCGCGAACAGCAGCAGCACCACCACCGCGCCGACGTAGATCAGCACCTGCACCCAGGCCACCAACTCGGCGGTGAGCACCAGATAGTCGCCGGCCAGCGCGCCCAGGCAGACCACCAGCCAGAGGCCGGCCCGGACCAGGTGCCGGGTGCCCACCACCAGCGCGCCGGCACCCACCGCCACCGCGCCCAGGGCGAGCAGCAGCACGTCCGCACCGGTCATGTGGTCGCGCCTCCGCCCTGCCCGGCGTCGGGCTCCGGGCGTACCGGGGAAGGGGCCGGACGCGCGGCGGGGGCGGCGGCCTTGCGGGCGGCCGTGGTCTCCTCCTTGGAGGGGTCGCCCTGCGGGTCGTGGGCCGGCGGCGGCGGTACGGTGACCATCCACTCGCCCAGGTGGTCCTTGTTGTGCAGCAGGTCCTTGATGTCGTACTCGGCGTACTCGAACTCGGGGGACCAGTAGAGCGCGTCGAACGGGCAGACCTCGACACAGATGCCGCAGTACATGCAGAGCGAGAAGTC encodes:
- a CDS encoding NuoI/complex I 23 kDa subunit family protein; this encodes MSERGGVPGQGLVKGLAVTLKTMTRRSTTQQYPDVAPELPPRSRGVIALLAENCTVCMLCARECPDWCIYIDSHKEEVVVPGAARPRQRNVLDRFDIDFSLCMYCGICVEVCPFDALYWSPEFEYAEYDIKDLLHNKDHLGEWMVTVPPPPAHDPQGDPSKEETTAARKAAAPAARPAPSPVRPEPDAGQGGGATT
- a CDS encoding NADH-quinone oxidoreductase subunit J family protein, producing MTGADVLLLALGAVAVGAGALVVGTRHLVRAGLWLVVCLGALAGDYLVLTAELVAWVQVLIYVGAVVVLLLFAVMLTRAPIGASDDLDRPGWPAALIGGGSGLGLAVLLVDAFRWSRVELPAAGTAERLGEQVFRSWVLPFEVLSVLLLAALVGAIVLSRTDIGRPGAAAAGPARSGSSGVTVPAVDEGGRP
- the nuoK gene encoding NADH-quinone oxidoreductase subunit NuoK; its protein translation is MRPVVPYVTAALLFGLGVYGVLRRRNAVLVLMAVELMLNAVNLILVTADTTVRAQLPHAGQVFALFVIVLAAAEIGVGLAIVLQLYRLRASVAVDDVPLTEPQPAARTGDEVSR
- a CDS encoding NADH-quinone oxidoreductase subunit 5 family protein codes for the protein MVTGATTWLAPLLPAVPLAAGLGGLLLPPSPRDHALGETRARRAAIALGVAGAAVTLLIAILLLTRIDHPVEAGTTWVDLGGLRVTLGYRLDGVAVLVATAVAAVALAVQVYSIDYLKRGPHDDVDVDHRYPPYAAQISLFTAAMLTVVVSGDLILLLVGWEVMGICSYLLIAHDRRLPEAPGAAVKAFLVTRVGDVGFLLGIALLGVGAGSFRIADVLAHDYPTGTLTAACLLLLAGVAGKSAQFPLHTWLPDAMAGPTPISALIHAATMVAAGVYAVARLYPLFERAPAALAVLGVMAAVTLLLGAFAATAQDDIKRVLAWSTVSQIGYMTGALAVGAPTAALFHLLTHAAFKALLFLAAGAVIHAVGTTLMSRMGGLRSGMPVTFWCMLVGLGALAGVPPLSGFWSKDGVLAAAESAALDGAGPGYAWVGWLVWLAGLLGVAITAWYATRLLLRTFFGAARSPLVRPHDPPGLMRWPVLLLAVPAALLGLAAFWAPFTDRIFAPITEAELTDFGVSLVHVGTALVLALVLLLAGVAVAWFGWRRDPAADPARFLGPLRPVFARAFRLDDVQHALVVRPTTALAGAVRAGDERGVDGLVEGSGHAAVGLGGGLAALHRAALPRAAAGVLAGALLIGLAVALIGVAS